The window agaaataatcataaaaaaataagctaCAAATGTCAGATAAGGTTGGAGGAAACGGTTGAGGTATGTAGACAGCAGCGACGCCGATGAAGAGTTGTGTCATCCCTACGCTTGATAGGATGATGGAGCAACATCAGATGCAGGCCCACAAGGAGAGGGAGCGGCGGACGTCAGGTTCAGGTGAGCCTTCAgcaaacacacccacaccccGCAATATAAACACACCGCCTGTGTgcctcacacacaaacatactcACACAAACAAGCTGCTCTGGAGGTCAGCCACACATAGCACACATACCTTTTACCATGGCAATAAACATAGGTTTGCTTagctttagttgtttttttctttttttgccaaatGTATATTTGTTTGAATGAACGAGGGCTGTTACATCCAGGGGCGCAGACAAGCCTGTCTCTGCATATCCAAAGCAAACAGGTGACTTCATCGTGAACGAATGTCACCTATTCTGCCCTCTGACTCAACAGGTTCCTAGAGTCCTCATTCTGGTTTGTTCTAGTTCCCCTGTTCTGATTTCAGCTGCACCCCCCGCCCCCAGCCTGTACGCTattattttgttgatttttccCCCCTGTTTCTGGTTCTTTTAAATCCATGCACAAATGTAAATGTTCAAgtctgcttttattattttaaacgcACACACAGACTTAAACATCCCCCTCCTGGGCTCCCCTCCCAACCCCGGTGTCCCTGCAACATGCTCAGTCGCCATCTCTTTCTTTCAGCTGCTGTTGGGGGGGAAACGCCACATGCTTTCTGATCATGGCTCAGTCATGTTGCATTTTGctgcttgttcttttttatgatgcATTTTCTTATTTGCTACTGGCTTCTGTTTTTTGGACTGCTCCTGGTTTTTCTCATCTTTTACTTGCTTGGTTGCTCAGTTGCTTTTCATTCTTCTCacgtttttctcttttctgttctCCTTTGTTTGTCACCCTCCTCCATCCTCGTcttcatctcctcttcctctctctgtCTTTCCCTCTTCTGCCCGCCACAGTCGTTTCCACCCTCCAATATAAAGTCTCCACCCCTCCCACCCACCCAGACACTCCTCCCGAGTACAGACAGTACAGAGCTAACACACTGCCGCCCTCCTACGTCCGcgtggcctcctcctcctcctcctctcctccctcctccgtCTCCCCCTCTCAGGAGAAGGAGGTGGGGGTTGCTAGGGACAAGGCTCAGCTGTCCTCGCAGCTCTCCACCTCGTTGGCCTCAGCCTTTTCCCCCGTCCAGACGGGCGTGAATACCCAGGGCCGACAGGTCCGCCAGATCCCCCTGTCCCCCCCATCAGCCGCCCGCCACCTCCAGCAACAGCATCAGCAGGACGTAATGCTCCCCCCCAAACACGGCACCTGGTCTGCTTCTCACATGCAGCAGATGTACGCCCAGTGTCCCCCTGCCTCCTCCCCTCCCGTCATGATGGCCATGCCTGTGAAGCAGGGTTTGCCCCCACAGCCGGTCCTCCCGGTAGCTCACCCCCTCCCGCCCGTGAGCACCAGGATGAAGCCCCCCCCTCTTGATCCTAGCACTGTGACATACCCCCAGCACCACGCTCAGTCCAACGGCCAGCCAGACGATTGCTACTCTCCTCACTCTCAGCATCTTCCACTCACGCCACAGTACTGCGAGGCCATCCCCCTGCCCCCCCTGTTAGGCCAACCAGCCGGGGGCCCCGCTCACCAGCCCCAGTACCAGTCCTCCTTCCACCCTCAGCAGcatccacagcagcagcagcagctttaccACCAGCAGCCCCCCATCAccacatcctcctcttcctcgcccCCTTCTTACACTGCCATGTCAGATGGGGGCTCACCCAAGAAGACCCCCTCCCCTGTCCCGCAGCCGGCCTCCATGGCCAGCAGCAGTAAGTATGAGGAGGAGTTGAGGAGGAGGTTTTACGCTGTCAGACTCTGAATGGCTTCTGTCCACCTGGGCGTTAACATGCCGCCTGCTGCCCCCCCTGACGGAACAGCGGGTCATCTTAGCCTATAAAACTACAGTACTTAGAAAACATCCCATAAAACTCAGGAAATTACATTAACTCAGGTTACACGACAGTCAGAGGATAATGAGCTTCTCGCCTCATTTCCTCTGACTTTATCTTAGTCACTTGAGTCCAAACAACGAAAACAATCCGGCTGGAGACATTGTGCCAGAGCTGTTAAAtgttaacacatttttagatcACTTACTTGAATTGATTTTAGAGTAGAATGTTGTTTAACTTTCTGGATGccagaaaatatgataaattttttctttcctgGTGTAGAAACTTTCGATTTTGATTCCAACtggattttaaagacccactccgatgaaaacatgttcttgtagcatatAGTAACATTATGTATACAATTTCTGATTTGTGAATAaagagcagatgcaaaaatgcagtttgaaatagCTTATAGGTTTCACAATACAATCAGCGGGCCACATGGTCTCTGCTtcactccattccgatgcatccgcTTGCTAACAAACGGATCCAttaacgtcttcgttttcctcgtctgaggtggcatctggctcaaatctgtactgctccaatattgctcaccatttttgttgcaccgttaatgttagcttgggtttgttgggggctgtaagctagctaggcagagagtttaaacaaagggatgatgggaaatggagacAGGCTTCCTCCACTTCAACGgtctatatcctagaaaacaacacaggttgtttgattttgcttaaaatgacattccagtaatcataattaaaagtccactgggaacaattttaaaatagatcagaagatgatcggagtgggactaaaaatgtgattttttttctcgttatttctttcattttaatttttctagCAGTACATTATCTTACTCAGTAAACAGCACCCCCTTTGACCCTCTTTAAAACCaaaacctttaatttttttgattaCCTTTTGTTGCAAAACCAGAAATTACAACAGAGAAATCTTCatggcctttttttccccataaagCTTTACCTCTTAGCAGCAGTTTTAACATGAAGTTTCTTTCATGCTTGTAATAACTAGCATTACTACACTGAAAGGGGTGAATGAATGCTAACCTTTCTAGACGGTTATTAACTTGGCGGTGATTTTGCTCCTGTCAGGCCCTCCTGTCTCTGCAGGGCACCCTGCAATGCTTTCTGTGGCGCCTCCTCCTTCTGCAGCTCCAGCACCCATGTCTGGTCCTCCAGCACCGCCGCCACCTCCGGGTCCACCGCCGCCAATGGCGGTGCCCCCACCCATGCCCCCTCCGCTCCCTGCTGGTGGAGGGCCTCCTGGCGCTCCTCCTGGGATGCAGCACCAACCTTCAGGACTGGCTGCAGCTCTGGCTGGAGCCAAACTACGGAGAGTGAACAGGGTGAGTTTCATGAGTGGACTGGTGATTTTACTCACTAGTTTCAactgtttgataaaaaaaaaccaacacatttACTCTGAATATGACAGATGGAAATCCATTTTTTCTTCCCTCAGGATGAAAGCAGTCCACCTGGTTCTGGTGGAAAAAGTGACTCCAACAGGTCCAGTGGCGGCAGCGGCGGTGGTGGGGAGGGACTCATGCAAGAGATGAATGCCTTACTAGCTCGAAGGTAAAACCTGCTCAAACACACGCTTTTCAAGTTAGACATGTAGAGGAAAAAGAGTCTGTTTGAACATTATTCAGGGTTTCTTCTTCCTGGTTTGGCAGGTCATAGTAATAAAATGTAGGTCACAGCAGTACAGCTGTAATGTGTTTTAAGCTACTTTTATAttcaacatatttaaaaaaataattagattaaaaaataatgtgctTTTGCACAGAAAAATGGTTTGATCACAGGAAATTAATGTTTAACCTGAATGAATCCGATCAAAACAAATACCGTAATGAAAAATCCATCAGCCACCTTCATCGCTGACCACCCCTTCCTCTTCTTCATTACATTCATTACAACAGCTCCGTGAGCATTCTGTTTGCAGGCCGTTTCTGTATCCCTCAGTAAAGTCCCAGACAGGACATATTACACACAATCCAACATAATTTCTCTATAACTTCAAAACCTCCTGAGATGACCTTTATGACCTCTATAGACTCAGTTTTATCTCCCTAGGAGCCCAAACTTCCCATTATCCCCCCTAAACCCATGAGATatcattgatttattatttgAGCACATCAGGTCTTAGAAAGATCTTTGAATGAGTCAAAGGACACATTTCCGAAACGTTTGTCCTCTATGGAGGGGACATACATGACTGTATGGGCTGGTTCTCAGGAGGTTAAACTCACACAGGTTAAACCCCAACTGCAAAAATGAATTCTGTCTAGAACTTGATGCTCTTTGCTTCTGTCTCAGCTGCTGAacagataaagacaaaaaagaaaataaagaaaatgatcaaTATACCTGAACTGATCCAGATCTTCATCTTCATTCTCTCCTTTTAGACGAAAAGCTTCGGAGAAACCCGATGAAGTAAGTGTTATTGTTCTGAAAGAGCCCAAGGATATCCTTAAAACTCTGCTTGGAAATGAAATTTATATTTCTGTTGACGtaaaacatagttttttttaaaacgggTGACTTTAGCACACAGCTTCATCCTAAAATAATCTATCCTaatctttctttttcctgaaggaaaaaaatcgtttttgaatattgctttaaattaaatgtacttGAGacacaagtttaatgtaaatatcTGTCTCACTTGCAGGATGACTTGAGTGGCCGAGGGTCAGGGCAGCAGAACTCAACAGGTATGAGGAACACCTTCACCTTTGAGTTTTACATCTTGGAATTTGGCTAGTCTGTTTTGTAAATGCAACTAAACTATAATATTTACTCATCAACACGTTTGACTtactatttaacccttgtgctatcttagatgaccccacccttactttgacgtgttcttcctaccatgacaaaggtggataaaggtggaaagatttcatgtaatccagggacaccagagaagataaaaaatcattaaagaaaaaaggttcaacgcactgtctagtgggtctagatgacccaactcccaacgttaaagtgcctaggatagcacaagggttaagaatgtTTGACCCTTTGAGGAAGGTGTCAAATCTTTTACTTCAAAAATATGTGTCCTTGTAAAGatctatatttttctttctgcataCTAGGAAATTAATGTAACATGATATCACATAATGGTTTGGTTTGTCACTCTCAAGCCAAGACTTTTGCCATCTTTGCTTGTGTCAAACAACAGATGAAACTCAGATGTAACACCAAACATTAATGTCTTTAAACTATGTTTATGCTGTTTGGAAGTAAGAGAAACCTGAATTTCATGTGCCGCAAGATTTGCCTAAAATTTCTAACCGATGTTACTGacaatgaaatgtttttcagacatgtttacttgaaaaaaatgtgggggaaaaaatcagTTGCTAAtcagcaaaaactaaaaaatgaagTGTCAATGATCAGGAATAGTTTTGCAAAAATGGTGCTTTATTGTGTCTTCCACTCAGTGAAAATTCCAGTTTTAGATTCCAAGGGGATCCGCTATGTAAAAAACATGTTGCTTTAGAGTAAAAGTTTTTAGGTATTTCTATCTATTAttggggaatttttttttttttcacatggagTCTCAGAAAACTGAAGCAGTCTCTGCTGAATAAAAAACAGTCAGTGCTCTGGCTGGAGCGTTTAGAAATAAATTAGAATTCAGGAATCctttcacccttgtgctatccaatagggtcaagatgaccattgatgtTTTATCCCTACCAGGAATAACACTAAaggtatggaagcgattctgtagcataaataaaaagcaaagtcaaaaccagaaatgcattttcattttcaaaatgaagctgcattttttgactcaaaaataaaatgaaaaagcaatccaccaaaatgctttttcttttccttcctcaacacagcttattctgtcacttaattaaaatgataatgaaaatggtatttgacatttcattttcaaaatgttttctgtcaaaTGAGTAGCATAATTCATCTAGAAaagtctaatttgacaattaaaatggattaacagaaatgctttttaatttccaaaatgtaactgcatcaaatgactcaaaattcaaacgaaaaagcaatatttcaaaatgctttttcattttatactcaaaaccgcttattctgtgtcataattaaaacgaaaatgcaacgaggggattgcatttgcattttcacatccaccctgggaaACTTGTCTCAATAATCATTTAGgaaaagcatttccagaggggaggcggggcgatggcgtcactgctttctccgtgtgtccggccgctgacagacacagacagactagGAGCaaactgtgttagcggcagagaagagggttttgtgatggttgtgaacttctgatgactttacacagcttctcaggactacatagcagcatgtccgccttctgcggtcctcgtCCTGACGCACGGACAAGCTTTtgtcttcggaccgccagctgccttcgcacagcggagcaCCAAGctccgatgatcgctgaaggcggaaatgctgctacgatctgagaaaccatcatatgaatttgtgtttccagtggcgtccagaacaaaataaagactgatgtaattcccacatatttacacatttatttgcagcttcgcgctgaatttgctgtttgatgacagctggagctccatcaACAGATAGCAGATTTCACCATTCTAATCGTTTGCTGCTTGGACCGACACTCactcagcgcaaagctgcaggagactaacttcataatgtgcttttattactgtcatgattatATTTAAGGACCTGCTCCGCTCGATCATATgcttttaaatccgtgcggtcagacgatGCTGAAGTTGGCTTACGATTCgcagcttctgattcgcgagggagctaaaggaacattccgctgcatttttcacattgagatccaggaatccaggtttgagcggtccaggtccagcggtttgtgaacaAGACCCGGTTTTAGGTCCGAAgacaaaagcttgtccgcggtgcgtcaggaggaggaccgcagaaggcggacatgctgctatgtagtcctgagaagctgtgtaaagtcatcagaagttcacaaccatcacaaaaccgtcttctctgccgctaacacagtttGCTCctagtctgtctgtgtctgtcagcggccggacacacggagaaagcagtgacgccatcgccccgcctcccctctggaaatgcttttcCTAAATGATAATTGAGACAAGTttcccagggtggatgtgaaaatgcaaatgcaatcccctctttgcatttttgttttaattatgacacagaataagcggtttttgagtataaaatgaaaaagcattttgaaatattgctttttcgtttgaattttgattcatttgatgcagttacattttagaagcatttctgttaatccattttaattgtcaaattagacttTTCTAGATGAATTATGCTACTCAtttgacagaaaacattttgaaaatgaaatgtcatataccattttcattatcattttaattaagtgacagaataagctgtgttgaggaaggaaaagaaaaagcattttggtggattgctttttcattttatttttgagtcaaaaaatgcagcttattttgaaaatgaaaacacatttatggttttgactttgctttttatttatgctacagaattgcttccatataaaggtggataaaagtggagaggatttcatgtagtccatggacaccagtgaagatcacaaattgttgaagaaaaaagttcagcgcactgtctactgggtctagatgacccaactcccaatgttaaagtgcctaggatagcacaagggttaaacatcaTTTAAGAAAGATCACTTATTGGCTTTTATGTGGTAACATACAATCCTCATAAAGTAGGACATTTTTTACTATAGAATTGACAGGATAaagttgttttactttattagtGGAAGCTGGACTTAAAAGTTATCAGGTTTTTAATAACAATTGATCTAAAAAAATCaggtttgatttattaaaaattgcataaataaTACTTGTTTGCCTTTGAGGAAaaactgtaacccttgtgctatcctaggcactttaccgttgggagttgggtcatctagacccactagacagtgcgctgaaccttttttcttcaatgatttgtgatcttcactggtgtctatggattacataaaatctttccacctttatccacctttgtcatggtagggagaacacgtcaatgtaagggtggggtcatctaagatagcacaatggttaaaaaaaaaaaaggagggtgCCATCATCAGCATAACAATCACTTCTTGTTTTCTGTCAAAACCTCTTGAaagaagcacaaaaataaaagattaaatcaAATCTGCCTAAAGCTGagaatcacaaaaacaaaaatttaaaaggcTCATTCTAATAAAAcgtgtgttttgggtgtttttacatgttcttgtgatagttttttattaatagacatatattaagaaaattaaaattgcatttcttagtacggtagttctttattcaaatcgttgtgaatcagaagcagacaaaataaaggttgTATtacataaaagaccactgggaaatgcttttaaaagatATCAAGAGATGATCAGAGTTGGACTTAAAATGATTTACAAACTAAATGCTACAACAAACTCATTATCCAAATGGAGTACTCATTAAATTgagacatttttgtatttttatcacAGCTGTTGCGGTGAGTGGTGTGAAATACAACACTgagattgtgtttttaattcttcattgtgttttgttaGATGCTGTAAAGAAGCCATGGGAACGGTCCAACTCAACAGATAAGTCTTCGCTCGTGTCAAGGTCTGTAACGGAGGGAAGTTTAACTCCGAATAGATTTTCTGTTGATGTTGACTTTTCATCTGGCTCTTTCAG is drawn from Oryzias latipes chromosome 22, ASM223467v1 and contains these coding sequences:
- the LOC101173592 gene encoding ena/VASP-like protein isoform X5, with amino-acid sequence MSEQSICQARASVMVYDDASKKWVPIKPGQQGFSRINIYHNTANNTFRVVGVKLQDQQVVINYSIVKGLKYNQATPTFHQWRDARQVYGLNFASKEEATTFSNAMLFALNVLSSPDSGGPVVQRQNGPSSEESEAQRRMMEQHQMQAHKERERRTSGSGPPVSAGHPAMLSVAPPPSAAPAPMSGPPAPPPPPGPPPPMAVPPPMPPPLPAGGGPPGAPPGMQHQPSGLAAALAGAKLRRVNRDESSPPGSGGKSDSNRSSGGSGGGGEGLMQEMNALLARRRKASEKPDEDDLSGRGSGQQNSTDAVKKPWERSNSTDKSSLVSRVRPVGTGEGDTEFDKMKQEILDEVVRELHKVKDEIINAIRQEIGRISTS
- the LOC101173592 gene encoding ena/VASP-like protein isoform X3; the encoded protein is MSEQSICQARASVMVYDDASKKWVPIKPGQQGFSRINIYHNTANNTFRVVGVKLQDQQVVINYSIVKGLKYNQATPTFHQWRDARQVYGLNFASKEEATTFSNAMLFALNVLSSPDSGGPVVQRQNGPSSEESEAQRRMMEQHQMQAHKERERRTSGSVVSTLQYKVSTPPTHPDTPPEYRQYRANTLPPSYVRVASSSSSSPPSSVSPSQEKEVGVARDKAQLSSQLSTSLASAFSPVQTGVNTQGRQVRQIPLSPPSAARHLQQQHQQDVMLPPKHGTWSASHMQQMYAQCPPASSPPVMMAMPVKQGLPPQPVLPVAHPLPPVSTRMKPPPLDPSTVTYPQHHAQSNGQPDDCYSPHSQHLPLTPQYCEAIPLPPLLGQPAGGPAHQPQYQSSFHPQQHPQQQQQLYHQQPPITTSSSSSPPSYTAMSDGGSPKKTPSPVPQPASMASSSPPVSAGHPAMLSVAPPPSAAPAPMSGPPAPPPPPGPPPPMAVPPPMPPPLPAGGGPPGAPPGMQHQPSGLAAALAGAKLRRVNRDESSPPGSGGKSDSNRSSGGSGGGGEGLMQEMNALLARRRKASEKPDEDDLSGRGSGQQNSTDAVKKPWERSNSTDKSSLVSRVRPVGTGEGDTEFDKMKQEILDEVVRELHKVKDEIINAIRQEIGRISTS
- the LOC101173592 gene encoding ena/VASP-like protein isoform X2, which produces MYSLDDFGEQSICQARASVMVYDDASKKWVPIKPGQQGFSRINIYHNTANNTFRVVGVKLQDQQVVINYSIVKGLKYNQATPTFHQWRDARQVYGLNFASKEEATTFSNAMLFALNVLSSPDSGGPVVQRQNGPSSEESEAQRRMMEQHQMQAHKERERRTSGSVVSTLQYKVSTPPTHPDTPPEYRQYRANTLPPSYVRVASSSSSSPPSSVSPSQEKEVGVARDKAQLSSQLSTSLASAFSPVQTGVNTQGRQVRQIPLSPPSAARHLQQQHQQDVMLPPKHGTWSASHMQQMYAQCPPASSPPVMMAMPVKQGLPPQPVLPVAHPLPPVSTRMKPPPLDPSTVTYPQHHAQSNGQPDDCYSPHSQHLPLTPQYCEAIPLPPLLGQPAGGPAHQPQYQSSFHPQQHPQQQQQLYHQQPPITTSSSSSPPSYTAMSDGGSPKKTPSPVPQPASMASSSPPVSAGHPAMLSVAPPPSAAPAPMSGPPAPPPPPGPPPPMAVPPPMPPPLPAGGGPPGAPPGMQHQPSGLAAALAGAKLRRVNRDESSPPGSGGKSDSNRSSGGSGGGGEGLMQEMNALLARRRKASEKPDEDDLSGRGSGQQNSTDAVKKPWERSNSTDKSSLVSRVRPVGTGEGDTEFDKMKQEILDEVVRELHKVKDEIINAIRQEIGRISTS
- the LOC101173592 gene encoding ena/VASP-like protein isoform X1; amino-acid sequence: MDVHRIQVVRYCLPQSVSDSGLFYSHIAASEQSICQARASVMVYDDASKKWVPIKPGQQGFSRINIYHNTANNTFRVVGVKLQDQQVVINYSIVKGLKYNQATPTFHQWRDARQVYGLNFASKEEATTFSNAMLFALNVLSSPDSGGPVVQRQNGPSSEESEAQRRMMEQHQMQAHKERERRTSGSVVSTLQYKVSTPPTHPDTPPEYRQYRANTLPPSYVRVASSSSSSPPSSVSPSQEKEVGVARDKAQLSSQLSTSLASAFSPVQTGVNTQGRQVRQIPLSPPSAARHLQQQHQQDVMLPPKHGTWSASHMQQMYAQCPPASSPPVMMAMPVKQGLPPQPVLPVAHPLPPVSTRMKPPPLDPSTVTYPQHHAQSNGQPDDCYSPHSQHLPLTPQYCEAIPLPPLLGQPAGGPAHQPQYQSSFHPQQHPQQQQQLYHQQPPITTSSSSSPPSYTAMSDGGSPKKTPSPVPQPASMASSSPPVSAGHPAMLSVAPPPSAAPAPMSGPPAPPPPPGPPPPMAVPPPMPPPLPAGGGPPGAPPGMQHQPSGLAAALAGAKLRRVNRDESSPPGSGGKSDSNRSSGGSGGGGEGLMQEMNALLARRRKASEKPDEDDLSGRGSGQQNSTDAVKKPWERSNSTDKSSLVSRVRPVGTGEGDTEFDKMKQEILDEVVRELHKVKDEIINAIRQEIGRISTS